The nucleotide window TATAGTACCCTTATATCGCCCGTAACTTCTATGGAAAACATGGGGTTACCGTAAATGTCCTTTCCTAATTTTTCCCTAGGATATTTAAAGGGATCGTTTTGAATCAATTCTATTTTCTCGAAAATAAGCATTGCTACCTTATCGTTATACTTGTTGGCGATATGGTCTACTAGCTCTTGATAACTTTTAGCTTTCCTCATTAAAAATCTCAGTTCCTACTTCTCACAGACCACGTTAAAAGAAATAGAAGTAAGTATTTAAAAACCTTTCTGTTTTTATTCTTTCTTAATTAACATCTCATTAGAAAAAATAATAATAATAAGATAAAATTTTGAACTCGACTAGGATTAAAATTATAAAGTAAGTAGAGAACGCGAGAAATACATAATTCCATTGGAGATTCGCCAAACCAAGAACAATTTAGAATTAATTTAGGTTTGTCTTTCAATTTCGTGGAGGATTAACTTTAAACCGAACTTGCATACCGCGGGAAAGGCATATCCTGCACTACTTTTAATTCCATCCAGAATTAACCTAACGACTCTGTAGCGTTTAGTGCCTTAGTGCATCGTATCTGTCTCCAATTCCATTGAGGATTAACATAATGAAAAATGTAAGGGTTGAAGTTGAATTCAAATTCTTTCAATTCCATGAGGGATTAACCTCAGTACGTCGTCCCTGAAAAGCGTCGCCATTTTTACTGCGCTTTCAATTCCATGAAGGATTAACTTTATCAACGAAAAAAATAAAGAATTATCTTCAAGACTGTCTTTCAATTCCATGAAGGATTAACGTGGTCCTGGTAGTATTTTTACCCCGCTCTTTGTTTGTTCTGACTTTCAATTCCATGAAGGATTAACTCAACTCTCAACCACACCCCTCGTTTGGTGGCCAGACAAGACTTTCAATTCCATGAAGGATTAACTCTGCCCATTGGCTAGGTGAACTATTCTTGGATTGAGATCTTTCAATTCCATGAAGGATTAACTTAGCGATGAGAAACGTCAGAAATATGCGACAGTAACTTTCAATTCCATGAAGGATTAACTTGTTAATGATACTGAGATTCTTAATCATAAAATAACTAGCTTTCAATTCCATGAAGGATTAACAAGTGCAATCTCAATCTTCTAATCAATCTCAACAACCATCCTTTCAATTCCATGAAGGATTAACAAAATTCGCTTAAATAGATTGACCTCAGCACTCTGGTCAACTTTCAATTCCATGAAGGATTAACACGGGGTCGACGACTTCATAAAAAATGTGAAAGGGAAGAAGCTTTCAATTCCATGAAGGATTAACTTCGGACGAAGAAACGTATGACTATTTACTAGAGGCATATGCTTTCAATTCCATGAAGGATTAACCCCATACAACTTAGTGCAGACCTTCAACTTGTCATATGACTTTCAATTCCATGAAGGATTAACCGGCAGAGTATATAGAAAAAATAATAATAATAAAGTTATAGCTTTCAATTCCATGAAGGATTAACTCAATAAGTTGAAAGACATTTCTGGCTATATAGTGTATCCTCTTTCAATTCCATGAAGGATTAACAATATATGTTTTTTCAGCGTTTGAATCAGAGGTGTTGAATCTTTCAATTCCATGAAGGATTAACGATTTGTAAGGAGAGTGATATAGAAATTTGCACGTATCTGCTTTCAATTCCATGAAGGATTAACGATATAATTCTAAATAGAACGAATTTCTCCAATTTGACTTTCAATTCCATGAAGGATTAACACTATTAATATACAATCTAACTTCTTTCGGTGAAGTTGACTTTCAATTCCATGAAGGATTAACAACTTATCTAAAAAGGACCTACTATTAACTAAAACTCTTCTAACTTTCAATTCCATGAAGGATTAACAAGACAGAATAATAGACCTGTGTCGAAAGTAATAAAGATAAACTTTCAATTCCATGAAGGATTAACCTGTTGAATTCTATCTTGCATGTAGAAAGTTGACGGGAACTTTCAATTCCATGAAGGATTAACCTCAATGATGGGATATACGGTTGGGGGAACTGTATATTAAACTTTCAATTCCATGAAGGATTAACCTTTGCGTTTGCGTATATGTTTTTCACTACTGAATTCAGCTTTCAATTCCATGAAGGATTAACATCGGCGCAGGCGCAGGGCTAGGAGCGGGACTTCTAGGGGCCTTTCAATTCCATGAAGGATTAACCTACTATGAGTGATATCGTTTCAAAGCAGTATGTGGTAGTTCTTTCAATTCCATGAAGGATTAACTACAAGACGCAAATATCTCAATTGAACAGATAATAGAACTTTCAATTCCATGAAGGATTAACAATCTTCTATTCTTTTCGTAACTTATGAGAATAAAATCTTTCAATTCCATGAAGGATTAACTGATTCGGGTTTACATCTCTCATTTGGTGGGCAGACGAGACTTTCAATTCCATGAAGGATTAACCAGACGTATGAGGCTAGGACCTATCGTCCTCAAAGAGGCTCTTTCAATTCCATGAAGGATTAACAAGACTATGAAACAAGGGTACGACGCTTCTGCGTCGTATCTTTCAATTCCATGAAGGATTAACCTGAAGGATTAAACTCGGCTAAAGCTTCGTTCAATTGTCTTTCAATTCCATGAAGGATTAACTCTAACCCGATGTTCCCCGCTAACCCCCACTGTCCTGCCACTTTCAATTCCATGAAGGATTAACTTATAGTCGAAAGCCCGTTAATCATGAATAGGAAGAAGTGGCTTTCAATTCCATGAAGGATTAACTCTTTCTCGATAACTTCTTAAACGTCTTCGCCAAATATACTTTCAATTCCATGAAGGATTAACTATCTTATTACGCATTCCGCAAAACGAAAGATTTTTAAATCTTTCAATTCCATGAAGGATTAACACGATTAAACTGGGGTGTTTAATCCGTAGGGGTGGTAGGTGCTTTCAATTCCATGAAGGATTAACTTGACTTTAACGAAACTTGCGAGGACGATATAAGGAAAAAGGCTTTCAATTCCATGAAGGATTAACAGGGTATCGGCACAGAGCGGGCTGACAGCTTCTAGCAATGTTACTTTCAATTCCATGAAGGATTAACCTACTCTGAGTAGTGAGGTTTATTGCATAACGCTCAACAGCTTTCAATTCCATGAAGGATTAACGCATTGCGGGTTTGTGTTGTATAAGTTCGAGAAGGTTGGTCCTTTCAATTCCATGAAGGATTAACATGTACAGTAAATTCCAGCAGTTAAAGTAGTCGTGTTGTACTTTCAATTCCATGAAGGATTAACTTTCGAAAGCTGCATAGAGTATCAGTTGTCCTAGCACGTCTGGCTTTCAATTCCATGAAGGATTAACATGCGTTTTCTTTAAATATGCTTACATCAGATGCGAGCATCTTTCAATTCCATGAAGGATTAACATGCTAATGCAAAATGCAATGCAGGCGGGGTTAAGGGGCTTTCAATTCCATGAAGGATTAACAGGGGGGGTACCCCCTAAGACCCCCAATGCTATTAGGGGCTTTCAATTCCATGAAGGATTAACAAATACCGGCGAATATGACGTTACCTACATTAAACCTCAATATCTTTCAATTCCATGAAGGATTAACCTAAAGTTTATTTGAAGATAGATGATAACAAGAAAATTTATTTCTTTCAATTCCATGAAGGATTAACTCAACATTCAGTCAAAAGAAGTCTACCCGCGTGTTAAGCTTTCAATTCCATGAAGGATTAACCCAAGCCTCAGCACCGCCTAATAACCAGTGCATATGGGCCTTTCAATTCCATGAAGGATTAACAAAACTCTATAACTGTGGACGGAAAAACTGTGCTGTACGTCTTTCAATTCCATGAAGGATTAACCGAGGCAATGCGTAAATCGTTTATGTTAATGCTGATTTGCTTTCAATTCCATGAAGGATTAACTTACTAAACTATTACCTTGATTTAAATAATGTAGTGCCATCTTTCAATTCCATGAAGGATTAACTCATCTTTGGAATATTTTTACTATTTTCCAACATAATTAACTCTTTCAATTCCATGAAGGATTAACTCTACTTACGTTAAAATTGGACAAACCATTAGTCTTTAACTTTCAATTCCATGAAGGATTAACGCTCTTCTTGCGCTCGCTTCCGTGGGGGGGCTCTTGACCTCTTTCAATTCCATGAAGGATTAACAGCATTGGGGGTCTGGGGGTGTCCCCCAGTGAGGGTCTTAGCTTTCAATTCCATGAAGGATTAACGTCGCAATCATAGGTGCAAAGGTCTTAACGCGTCAATTAGGCTTTCAATTCCATGAAGGATTAACCTAAGGCCCCGCTTAGACTCCGTATTTTCATTATATTGTACTTTCAATTCCATGAAGGATTAACACAATAGTTACTAGTGAGACAATGAAAACTAACAATATTGCTTTCAATTCCATGAAGGATTAACGAAAAAAGATGAGGAAGAACGGGATGCATGAAACGACTCTTTCAATTCCATGAAGGATTAACACAAGCTAGGATCCCTTCAACATATTCATTGAAGTATAAGCGCTTTCAATTCCATGAAGGATTAACTTGAGCAGGAGGAAGAAAGTCCGCATAGAGCTAGGAAGACTTTCAATTCCATGAAGGATTAACTGAATGTTTTTATACTATGTCTATCCTTAATTTTGCTCTTCTCTTATATAAGCTTTACTGTGCTTTACAGTTTTATCATGACTGAATTTTTGTCACTCCCTTGAAATTTCGGGAATTTGATAAAGAGATTTACGTCTTACGTACTCCACCTAAAGAACTTTATTGCTCACTGACAAATTGAAAGTAATTCCCGCTGAAAACCGGGAATTATAAGGGCGAAATAGTCTATATCACATAGACAAAAAATGTTAGTAATTCTATCTACTTGTTACGCTTAGAGGGCCATTGTATCAGGAGCAAACCACTTCCAACGCCTTTACACAATTAAGACAGAAGGGATCGAGAACGCTGTTATCGGCGTCGGTTTCTATTCTATGTCTCGGAGACGAGGGTTACACGTTCTTCCTCCTCAGCCCCTTCAGCCCCTCACGTCTTGACGTAATCGAGACATTCAAATGTCCTGCAGCTCGACGCCCTGGTGGATTTTCGTACGAGAAACCCAGCTAAGCGGTGGAGGGATAGAGGGACGGTTAAATATGCTGTGCTCATGGAGGCGCCCCCTTTTAGGGTAACTCCGTCATTCAGTCCAGTTACGGGAACGCAGCGGTTGAAGCGTAGCTCCTTTTCAGGGTGAGCAGAGAGTTTCTGGGTCCAGCGTAATCCCTTCGTAAGAGTGAACAGTGGCATATAGGAGATGAAGGGAGTTTCCGAATCCGGCATAATCCATGATATTTAATAACGTGGCACCCTTTTCAGGGTAAGCGAAAAAGTTTTTTAGGGCATTTCCGCTAATGCGGATCATGGTAGTCCTGTTCACCACCTTGGGCTTCGACGAGAAGTTCCAAGTAAGGGCTTTTATGAGGTGGTTCAGGGAACTGGAAAGCGTCGTAGTCATAGGCTCGTTTAGTGAAGAGAGGGCGAAAAAAGCCCTTAACTCCCTGCTCGACGTGGCCAATAAGGCAAACGTAAAGTACGACGTCTTGGAGGTCAACCCTTACGACACCGTAGACATGGTGGTCAAAATAGGGGGTAAGATAGAGGAGTATAAGGGTAAGGAACTGGTGTTCAACCTTTCCGGCGGGATGAGGGTGATCTCGTTAACCGTCCTCCTCGTCTTGTCCCTCAAAGACGTGGACGCTAAAGTCGAGGTGGAGACAGAGGACATGAGGCACTTGGCTACCCTCAACGTAAGGGACTTCAGGCCCCTCTCGGTCTCGGAAGAACACCTGAAGGTCCTCAGCGCCGTAAAGGCGGGCTACAACTCGGTGAACTCCATACACAAGTACTTAGACCTGCCCCTCTCCACGGTCTGGAGGAGGGTGAAGGACCTGAAGGAGATGGGGCTGGTGGACGAAAACATGAGGGTTACTTTCAGGGGGGAGCTGGTACTCTCCACTTCTTCTTTTTCACTTGAACGGAAAACTATACCAGACCGCA belongs to Stygiolobus caldivivus and includes:
- a CDS encoding type II toxin-antitoxin system RelE family toxin, whose protein sequence is MRKAKSYQELVDHIANKYNDKVAMLIFEKIELIQNDPFKYPREKLGKDIYGNPMFSIEVTGDIRVLYSVDTKNCIVFIWENGSHKEVYGH
- the csa3 gene encoding CRISPR-associated CARF protein Csa3; amino-acid sequence: MVVLFTTLGFDEKFQVRAFMRWFRELESVVVIGSFSEERAKKALNSLLDVANKANVKYDVLEVNPYDTVDMVVKIGGKIEEYKGKELVFNLSGGMRVISLTVLLVLSLKDVDAKVEVETEDMRHLATLNVRDFRPLSVSEEHLKVLSAVKAGYNSVNSIHKYLDLPLSTVWRRVKDLKEMGLVDENMRVTFRGELVLSTSSFSLERKTIPDRKEY